In the Haloferula helveola genome, one interval contains:
- a CDS encoding sulfatase-like hydrolase/transferase — protein sequence MKILALLFALSATAIHAAPDRPNILWFFLEDLSPWAGCYNHPLNVGHTPNIDSLAKQGVLFERAYAPAPVCSPCRSAVITGASQIRSGAHEHRSSRVKGGEIQLPTGWKLLPQLLKEAGYYTFNAGKTDYNFQWDSNAAYDFNGKQKKKPWTPAGDKPFFGQIQMAGGKGNGDKFPNDRKVEVGKVKVADDYPQDEFHMGLFAEHLNTVRKNDDQVGEILNQLKADGLMENTIIVWFSDHGANHLLRHKQMCTEGGLHVPLVITGPKKWITGEAGSRRNDLVSLLDLSASTCAWAGVPVPDWFEGTPLFAEGRKPAEFVASARDRCDQTIDSVRSLRTDRFRYTRNLLTDRNLYQPQYRDPRPEMKVIRAAYANGSLDPKLAKIYFGERQPEEFYDLKNDPHELVNLAANPEFAAELERHRELMDGWLAKGDMGDNPEPKATMVYEGTKSPFAKNAHNPEYESVRPDNDGDGLSDLWEKNNGRDPADGRFRFDFDCGGWMTEGWTSSGTDALPGMQGFLEFHLTAPKAELVRDGLKLSGAKNSEPLRIRLRTDKPVQLSFGTEPESNAKGVEISPGKHFQEIELKPEWPETTSKVTLGIEGETGTKVEIDWIR from the coding sequence ATGAAGATCCTTGCCCTCCTGTTCGCGCTGTCGGCCACCGCGATCCACGCCGCCCCGGACCGCCCCAACATTCTCTGGTTCTTCCTCGAAGACCTCTCCCCGTGGGCCGGCTGCTACAACCATCCGCTGAATGTCGGCCACACCCCGAACATCGACTCGCTCGCGAAACAGGGTGTCCTCTTCGAACGCGCCTACGCCCCCGCTCCGGTCTGCTCCCCCTGCCGCTCGGCGGTGATCACGGGAGCCAGCCAAATCCGTTCGGGCGCCCATGAACACCGCTCGTCGCGAGTAAAGGGTGGTGAGATCCAACTGCCCACCGGTTGGAAACTCCTCCCCCAACTGCTCAAGGAGGCCGGCTACTACACCTTCAATGCCGGCAAGACCGACTACAACTTCCAGTGGGACTCGAACGCGGCCTACGATTTCAACGGCAAACAGAAGAAGAAGCCGTGGACTCCGGCCGGCGACAAGCCGTTCTTCGGCCAGATCCAGATGGCCGGCGGGAAGGGCAACGGCGACAAGTTCCCGAACGACCGCAAGGTGGAGGTCGGAAAGGTCAAGGTCGCTGACGACTACCCACAGGACGAGTTCCACATGGGGCTCTTCGCCGAGCACCTCAACACCGTCCGCAAGAACGACGACCAGGTCGGAGAGATCCTCAATCAACTGAAGGCCGACGGTCTGATGGAGAACACGATCATCGTCTGGTTCTCCGACCACGGCGCGAACCACCTGCTCCGGCACAAGCAGATGTGCACCGAAGGCGGCCTCCATGTACCGCTCGTAATCACGGGTCCGAAAAAGTGGATCACCGGAGAAGCCGGCAGCCGTCGAAATGATCTGGTCAGCCTGCTCGACCTCTCGGCAAGCACCTGCGCGTGGGCCGGTGTCCCGGTGCCCGACTGGTTCGAAGGCACACCTTTGTTCGCGGAAGGCCGCAAGCCGGCCGAATTCGTCGCCTCCGCCCGCGACCGCTGCGACCAGACGATCGACTCCGTCCGCAGCCTGCGCACCGACCGTTTCCGCTACACGCGGAACCTGCTCACCGACCGCAACCTCTACCAACCGCAGTACCGGGATCCGCGCCCGGAGATGAAGGTCATCCGCGCCGCCTATGCGAACGGATCACTGGATCCGAAGCTGGCGAAGATCTACTTCGGGGAACGTCAGCCCGAGGAGTTTTACGACCTGAAGAACGACCCGCATGAGCTGGTGAACCTGGCCGCCAATCCGGAGTTCGCTGCGGAACTCGAGCGTCACCGCGAGCTGATGGACGGCTGGCTCGCGAAGGGCGACATGGGCGACAACCCTGAGCCGAAGGCGACGATGGTCTACGAAGGCACCAAAAGCCCGTTCGCCAAGAACGCCCACAATCCGGAATACGAAAGCGTCCGGCCGGATAACGACGGCGACGGTCTGTCCGACCTCTGGGAAAAGAACAACGGGCGCGATCCGGCGGACGGCCGCTTCCGCTTCGACTTCGATTGCGGTGGCTGGATGACGGAGGGCTGGACTTCCTCGGGCACCGACGCTCTTCCGGGAATGCAAGGATTCCTCGAGTTCCATCTCACTGCCCCGAAGGCCGAACTTGTTCGCGACGGACTGAAGCTGAGCGGCGCGAAGAACTCGGAACCGCTGCGCATCCGTCTCCGGACCGACAAGCCGGTTCAACTTTCGTTTGGAACTGAACCCGAGAGCAACGCCAAGGGAGTCGAGATCTCTCCCGGCAAGCATTTCCAAGAGATCGAACTCAAGCCCGAGTGGCCCGAAACCACCAGCAAGGTCACCCTTGGCATCGAAGGCGAGACCGGAACCAAGGTCGAGATCGACTGGATCCGCTAG
- a CDS encoding sugar phosphate isomerase/epimerase family protein, with amino-acid sequence MPRPVTLFTGQWADIPAEELLPKVKAMGFDGVELACWGDHFDVQAALNDPDYIPARWELLKKNDLGAYSISSHLVGQAICDPIDARHQAILPGHVWGDGDPEGVRQRAAKEMMDTAKACRKFLDAGKDYMAGRAAGTGKAVVNGFTGSSIWHALYAFPPTSQDYLDAGYEDFAKRFGPILDAFEAEDVYFALEVHPTEIAFDIASAARAIEAVEGHKRFGFNYDPSHLGYQGVDYVKFIRTFAEQIHHAHMKDAWWGHGNGDVGVFGGHTDFGDARRYWDFRSVGRGDINFEEVIVALNDIGYTGPLSIEWEDGRMDRFHGATESCAYVKDLDFPVNEAAFDAAFDRDNQ; translated from the coding sequence ATGCCACGTCCAGTCACGCTATTCACCGGCCAGTGGGCCGACATTCCCGCGGAAGAACTCCTGCCGAAGGTCAAAGCCATGGGCTTCGACGGCGTCGAACTCGCCTGTTGGGGCGATCACTTCGACGTCCAGGCCGCGCTCAATGATCCCGACTACATTCCTGCCCGCTGGGAGCTTCTGAAGAAGAACGACCTCGGCGCCTATTCAATCTCGTCGCACCTCGTCGGCCAGGCGATCTGCGATCCGATCGACGCGCGTCACCAGGCGATCCTTCCCGGCCATGTCTGGGGCGACGGCGACCCGGAAGGGGTCCGCCAGCGCGCCGCCAAGGAGATGATGGACACGGCCAAGGCCTGCCGGAAGTTCCTCGACGCCGGCAAGGACTACATGGCCGGCCGCGCTGCCGGAACCGGCAAGGCGGTGGTTAACGGCTTCACCGGATCGTCGATCTGGCACGCCCTCTACGCCTTCCCGCCGACCAGTCAGGATTATCTCGATGCCGGATACGAGGACTTCGCCAAGCGCTTCGGTCCGATCCTCGACGCCTTCGAAGCCGAGGATGTTTACTTCGCGCTCGAAGTGCACCCGACCGAAATCGCGTTTGATATCGCCAGTGCGGCCCGCGCGATCGAGGCCGTCGAAGGACACAAGCGCTTCGGCTTCAACTACGATCCCTCGCACCTCGGCTACCAGGGTGTCGACTACGTGAAATTCATCCGCACCTTCGCCGAGCAGATCCACCACGCCCACATGAAGGATGCCTGGTGGGGGCACGGCAATGGTGACGTCGGCGTGTTCGGCGGTCACACCGACTTCGGCGACGCGCGTCGCTACTGGGACTTCCGTAGTGTCGGCCGCGGCGACATCAATTTCGAAGAGGTGATCGTGGCGCTCAACGACATCGGCTACACCGGTCCGCTGTCGATCGAATGGGAGGACGGCCGCATGGACCGCTTCCACGGTGCCACCGAGAGCTGTGCCTACGTCAAGGACCTCGACTTCCCTGTGAATGAAGCCGCCTTCGACGCCGCCTTCGACCGCGACAACCAGTAA
- the lnt gene encoding apolipoprotein N-acyltransferase: protein MSEGASAGAKVGRGLLRPAAALASGVTMAVLVPPFDLGGLVWVAFLPLLAAVWSAGGKRPGWRGFGLGYLAGLGAFVIAFEWLRVVSPVGWIAVAAFLSLYPALWGMFAAKFANPWREAPVSGDDESRIAKKVREKSAKKDNHWRQSLRSLRIAFCVAAVWCLTEWLRSWVFTGFGWNSLGVAFHRTPVMAQSADLLGICGLSFLPVFLQAVLVQTGLRLWQEAKGGKLRPHIDFGVAATLIALAFCYGVWRLHTVGKQEGVRLKVLLVQLNIPQEAARRLWSPTDIHLGYEEETLKALRAIEEQDAEAFEKAAAEGGDVVLNTPDWVMWPESSLVGRILRLEDGSWGTWDENLQTMSRVFGEGDFTLVMGLNEIEGEMLGDAMVEKENARVWNSLVLLNPQNDLQTFRKHHLVIFGEYIPLVEELPFLKTLYEQQSGAQYGGAFSKGESFDPLIAEVEGETVGLIPTVCFEDTVPRLMRRFVRSGPQLILNVTNDGWFKDSPAAAQHYANAKFRAIELRRPMVRCANTGVSAAVNSVGSSAHPVTGEPQELRDEDGSHLTRGWLLADVRIPTRPALSLYAVIGDAGVVVLGLLGLVVGVAGRRKG, encoded by the coding sequence ATGAGCGAGGGAGCGTCCGCTGGAGCGAAGGTCGGGCGTGGCTTGCTGCGTCCGGCCGCTGCGTTGGCGAGCGGCGTGACGATGGCGGTGCTGGTGCCGCCCTTCGATCTCGGCGGGCTGGTCTGGGTCGCATTTCTTCCGCTGCTGGCGGCGGTGTGGTCGGCCGGGGGCAAGCGTCCGGGATGGCGCGGCTTCGGCCTTGGTTATCTCGCCGGCCTCGGCGCCTTCGTGATCGCCTTCGAGTGGTTGCGGGTTGTCAGCCCCGTTGGGTGGATCGCGGTCGCGGCCTTCCTTTCGCTGTATCCCGCGTTGTGGGGAATGTTCGCGGCCAAATTCGCGAACCCGTGGCGCGAGGCGCCTGTATCAGGGGATGATGAGAGCAGGATCGCGAAGAAGGTTCGCGAGAAGTCCGCGAAGAAGGACAACCATTGGCGTCAGTCGCTCCGTTCCTTGAGGATCGCCTTTTGCGTGGCTGCGGTCTGGTGCCTGACCGAATGGCTGCGGAGTTGGGTGTTCACCGGCTTCGGCTGGAACTCGCTCGGTGTCGCCTTCCACCGCACGCCGGTGATGGCGCAGTCGGCGGACCTGCTCGGGATCTGTGGTTTGTCGTTCCTGCCTGTGTTCCTCCAGGCGGTGTTGGTTCAGACTGGCCTGCGGCTTTGGCAGGAAGCCAAGGGAGGAAAGCTCCGGCCGCACATTGACTTTGGTGTGGCGGCGACCCTGATCGCGCTGGCGTTCTGCTACGGCGTCTGGCGGCTTCACACCGTCGGCAAGCAGGAGGGCGTCCGGCTCAAAGTACTATTGGTGCAGTTGAACATTCCGCAGGAAGCGGCGCGGCGTCTTTGGTCGCCGACCGACATTCACCTCGGTTACGAGGAGGAGACGCTGAAAGCTCTGAGGGCGATCGAGGAACAGGATGCCGAAGCTTTCGAGAAGGCGGCTGCAGAAGGAGGGGACGTGGTGCTCAACACGCCGGATTGGGTCATGTGGCCGGAGTCGTCGCTGGTTGGCCGGATTCTCCGGTTGGAGGACGGCAGTTGGGGGACATGGGACGAGAACCTGCAGACGATGTCGCGCGTCTTCGGCGAAGGCGATTTCACGCTGGTGATGGGCCTCAACGAGATCGAGGGCGAGATGCTTGGCGATGCGATGGTCGAGAAGGAGAATGCGCGGGTCTGGAATTCGCTGGTGTTGCTCAATCCGCAGAATGACCTGCAAACCTTCCGCAAGCATCACTTGGTGATCTTCGGGGAGTACATCCCGCTCGTGGAGGAATTGCCTTTCCTGAAGACGCTGTACGAGCAGCAGTCGGGGGCGCAGTACGGTGGTGCGTTTTCCAAAGGGGAAAGCTTTGATCCGCTGATTGCCGAAGTGGAGGGTGAAACGGTTGGCCTGATCCCGACGGTGTGCTTCGAGGACACGGTTCCGAGGCTGATGCGCCGCTTCGTGCGGTCCGGTCCGCAGTTGATCCTGAACGTCACCAACGACGGATGGTTCAAGGACAGTCCGGCGGCGGCGCAGCACTATGCGAATGCGAAGTTTCGTGCGATCGAACTGCGACGGCCGATGGTCCGCTGTGCGAACACCGGAGTGAGTGCGGCGGTGAATTCGGTTGGAAGCTCCGCGCATCCGGTCACCGGCGAGCCCCAGGAACTGCGCGACGAAGATGGCAGCCACCTCACCCGTGGCTGGCTGCTTGCGGATGTCCGCATTCCGACCCGACCCGCGCTGTCGCTCTACGCCGTCATCGGCGATGCGGGGGTTGTCGTGCTCGGGCTGCTTGGCTTGGTGGTGGGTGTTGCGGGAAGACGCAAGGGATGA
- a CDS encoding GNAT family N-acetyltransferase gives MAAQGDVRAVLQYVPQFRGKVFVVLIEAGLLPEPAVAETLLDLASLEAVGVKLVLGVLGGDLQDLYDWTLECEIKSARMTKPLGDPGAIEEAKAIHGRGQTVVADASSNDPLDPQVVDFTLGMGAVKLITLLEEAILIDGEPVPAVPASGAAALAAAGDVTGQHLLVAAAKACQRGVPRVHVLNGRRQGVLVDELFSNEGVGTMIHADAYREIRPLRDEDIPELLGMIGRVVRRTKLVPRNYEDILAKLGDYHVMTIDGNVVGCVALHVYPEMSIGEVACLYVKMNHESRGYGADLVRHAQHVAQSKGLPRVFALTTRSAAFFHDRMGYEEGKAEDLPESRRKQLEESGRDSRVFVKELL, from the coding sequence GTGGCCGCGCAGGGTGACGTCAGGGCAGTTCTCCAGTATGTTCCGCAGTTCCGCGGGAAGGTCTTCGTCGTGCTGATCGAGGCCGGACTGCTGCCGGAGCCTGCGGTGGCGGAAACGCTTCTCGACCTCGCCTCGTTGGAGGCGGTCGGGGTGAAACTCGTCCTCGGCGTGCTTGGAGGCGATCTGCAGGACCTCTACGACTGGACGCTCGAGTGTGAGATCAAGTCGGCGCGGATGACCAAGCCGCTGGGCGATCCCGGGGCGATCGAGGAGGCCAAGGCGATCCACGGGCGAGGCCAGACGGTCGTGGCCGACGCTTCGTCGAATGATCCGCTCGACCCGCAGGTCGTGGATTTCACGCTGGGGATGGGTGCGGTGAAGCTCATCACGTTGCTTGAGGAAGCGATCCTCATCGATGGCGAGCCGGTTCCGGCCGTGCCGGCTTCCGGAGCGGCGGCACTGGCGGCGGCCGGGGATGTCACCGGCCAGCACCTGTTGGTTGCCGCGGCGAAGGCATGTCAGCGCGGAGTGCCGCGGGTGCATGTTCTCAATGGCCGGCGGCAGGGTGTTCTCGTCGATGAGCTGTTCTCCAACGAGGGCGTCGGAACGATGATCCACGCCGATGCCTACCGCGAGATTCGTCCGTTGCGCGACGAGGACATTCCCGAGTTGCTGGGGATGATCGGACGGGTGGTGCGCCGGACGAAGTTGGTGCCGCGGAACTACGAGGACATTCTGGCGAAGCTGGGCGACTACCACGTGATGACGATCGACGGCAACGTCGTCGGCTGCGTGGCCCTACATGTGTATCCTGAAATGTCGATCGGGGAGGTGGCTTGCCTCTACGTCAAGATGAACCACGAAAGCCGGGGCTACGGCGCCGATCTCGTCCGTCACGCGCAGCACGTGGCGCAGAGCAAGGGCTTGCCGCGGGTGTTCGCGCTGACGACACGCTCGGCCGCGTTTTTCCACGACCGGATGGGCTACGAGGAAGGGAAGGCAGAAGATTTGCCGGAGTCGCGGCGCAAGCAGCTCGAAGAGAGCGGCCGGGACTCGCGGGTCTTCGTGAAGGAGTTGCTTTAA
- a CDS encoding phospho-sugar mutase, with the protein MSDLPALLDQATAAGDLLESSRANIDLLLAGAASPVAEAAVRELAGAGEWQELNDRFYKTLAFGTGGLRGRTIGRVVTEVEKGAGGPNERPEHPCVGTATMNFFNVSRAVRGLIAGAKGAVPEGRKPKLVFAHDTRHFSRDFAEFCAKVCADLGCDAYLFEDARSTPQLSFAIRELRADAGVVLTASHNPPHDNGFKAYFNDGAQIVEPHASAIISQVNAIDSEVYEPVPEGERGSVTILGEEMDRRYMDRLKSLLMQPSLLEGGSAKVVFTNIHGTGGHITVPMLRELGFEVLTVPEQDVRDGRFPTVASPNPENAAALEMAVALAEKEGAQIVIGTDPDSDRMGVVARDSKGEMRLLTGNQIGSLMAWYRGMAAFEVGWLNDTTRARALFVKTFVTTELQTAIAAKFGLGVVNTLTGFKYIAAKLKKYEDAIPEDKKGGDYRSLDEDTTRKLRLEYSRFFLFGGEESYGYLGCDFVRDKDANGAAVMFAEVAAYAKSVGTTLPDLLDSIYDEFGYHEERGKAMVMEGADGAAKIQALAKSYSVNPPTELDGAAVERMRDFSTQDLFDEEGDQLPKEGMIFVDLADGRSFAVRPSGTEPKIKFYLFGKAAPGGSLAERKAEVGAALDSLWTAIEADAQSRMA; encoded by the coding sequence ATGAGCGACCTCCCAGCCCTACTCGACCAAGCGACCGCCGCCGGAGACCTTCTCGAAAGCTCCCGCGCCAACATCGACCTGCTGCTTGCCGGGGCGGCCAGCCCGGTGGCCGAGGCCGCGGTCCGCGAGCTTGCGGGGGCCGGAGAGTGGCAGGAGCTGAACGATCGGTTCTACAAAACGCTGGCCTTCGGCACCGGAGGTTTGCGGGGGCGGACGATCGGCCGCGTGGTGACCGAGGTCGAGAAAGGAGCCGGCGGACCGAACGAGCGACCGGAGCATCCGTGCGTTGGGACCGCGACGATGAACTTTTTCAATGTCTCGCGCGCCGTGCGAGGCCTGATCGCGGGTGCCAAGGGAGCGGTTCCGGAAGGTAGAAAACCGAAGCTCGTCTTCGCCCATGACACCCGCCACTTCTCGCGCGACTTCGCCGAGTTCTGCGCGAAGGTCTGTGCCGATCTCGGCTGTGATGCCTATCTGTTCGAGGATGCCCGCTCGACGCCGCAGTTGTCTTTCGCGATCCGCGAGCTTCGTGCCGATGCCGGCGTGGTCCTGACGGCCAGTCACAACCCTCCGCACGACAACGGCTTCAAGGCTTACTTCAACGACGGTGCCCAGATCGTCGAGCCCCACGCGTCGGCCATCATTTCCCAGGTCAACGCGATCGACAGCGAGGTCTACGAGCCGGTGCCGGAAGGCGAGCGGGGCAGCGTGACGATTCTCGGCGAGGAGATGGACCGCCGCTACATGGATCGCCTGAAGTCGCTCCTGATGCAGCCGTCCTTGCTTGAGGGCGGATCGGCCAAGGTCGTCTTCACCAACATCCACGGCACCGGCGGGCACATCACGGTGCCGATGCTTCGCGAGCTCGGATTCGAAGTTTTGACGGTGCCCGAGCAGGACGTTCGCGACGGTCGCTTTCCGACGGTCGCGTCGCCGAATCCGGAGAATGCCGCGGCCCTCGAGATGGCGGTCGCTTTGGCGGAGAAGGAGGGCGCCCAGATCGTCATCGGCACGGATCCCGACAGTGACCGGATGGGCGTGGTCGCCCGCGATTCGAAGGGCGAGATGCGTCTGCTGACCGGCAACCAGATCGGCTCGCTGATGGCGTGGTATCGCGGGATGGCGGCGTTTGAGGTCGGCTGGCTCAACGACACGACCCGGGCCCGTGCGCTGTTCGTGAAGACTTTCGTTACGACCGAGCTGCAGACGGCGATCGCGGCCAAGTTCGGACTGGGAGTGGTCAACACGCTCACCGGCTTCAAGTACATCGCGGCCAAGCTGAAGAAATACGAGGACGCGATTCCGGAGGACAAGAAGGGCGGCGACTACCGGTCGCTCGATGAGGACACGACCCGCAAGCTGCGGCTCGAGTATTCGCGCTTCTTCCTTTTCGGCGGCGAGGAGAGCTACGGCTACCTCGGCTGCGACTTTGTTCGCGACAAGGACGCGAATGGCGCGGCAGTCATGTTCGCCGAAGTCGCGGCCTACGCGAAGTCGGTCGGCACCACTTTGCCCGACCTGCTCGACTCGATTTACGACGAGTTCGGCTACCATGAGGAACGGGGCAAGGCGATGGTCATGGAAGGTGCCGACGGTGCGGCGAAGATCCAGGCTTTGGCGAAGTCCTACTCGGTGAATCCTCCGACCGAACTCGATGGTGCCGCGGTGGAGCGGATGCGCGATTTCTCGACGCAGGACCTGTTCGATGAGGAAGGCGACCAGTTGCCGAAGGAAGGAATGATCTTTGTCGATCTGGCCGACGGCCGCTCGTTCGCGGTGCGCCCTTCCGGCACCGAGCCGAAGATCAAGTTCTACCTCTTCGGCAAGGCGGCTCCCGGTGGCAGTCTCGCCGAGCGCAAGGCCGAGGTCGGCGCTGCCCTTGACAGCCTGTGGACCGCGATCGAGGCGGACGCGCAGTCGCGGATGGCATGA
- a CDS encoding class I SAM-dependent rRNA methyltransferase, producing MRQLLSEAIARRAPLPDAATDAFRVFDGIGDGLRDLEIDEFAGRWLVSTRDRRLPDGALDAFRESGRSIYHKRLDQQQKESPEHLCGPEQDEPFVARENGLNYEISFQSGYSQGIFLDQRDNRLRLREESTSGPTLLNTFAYTGAFSVSAAAAGAETTTLDLSQPYLDWAKRNMLLNGIDPATQHFCKGDTFHWLRRFAKQGRKFDSIVLDPPTFSRDKDGKVFRVEKDYTRLVALAAACLEKGGRLLACTNCRQLTDRAFESQVRAGFDRPVRIESSPMPPDFTAPPYLKSLWVMG from the coding sequence ATGAGACAATTGCTCTCCGAGGCCATCGCCCGACGCGCGCCGCTGCCCGACGCGGCGACCGACGCGTTTCGCGTGTTCGACGGCATCGGCGACGGCCTCCGGGACCTCGAAATCGATGAGTTCGCCGGTCGCTGGCTGGTCTCGACCCGCGACCGCAGGCTTCCCGACGGTGCACTCGACGCCTTCCGCGAAAGTGGTCGGTCCATCTACCACAAGCGGCTCGACCAGCAACAGAAGGAGTCCCCCGAGCACCTCTGCGGTCCTGAGCAAGACGAGCCCTTCGTAGCGCGGGAGAACGGCCTCAACTATGAGATCTCCTTCCAGTCCGGCTACTCGCAAGGCATCTTCCTCGATCAGCGAGACAACCGCTTGCGACTCCGCGAGGAATCCACGAGCGGCCCGACCTTGCTCAACACCTTCGCCTACACCGGGGCCTTCTCCGTTTCCGCCGCTGCGGCTGGAGCGGAAACCACCACGCTCGACCTTTCCCAGCCCTACCTCGACTGGGCCAAGCGCAACATGCTGCTGAACGGCATCGATCCCGCCACCCAGCACTTCTGCAAGGGCGACACCTTCCACTGGCTCCGTCGCTTCGCGAAACAGGGCCGCAAGTTCGACTCCATCGTTCTCGATCCCCCGACCTTCTCCCGTGACAAGGACGGCAAGGTGTTCCGTGTCGAAAAGGACTACACCCGCCTCGTCGCCCTCGCCGCCGCGTGCCTCGAAAAGGGCGGGCGTCTCCTCGCCTGCACCAACTGCCGCCAACTCACCGATCGCGCCTTCGAGTCCCAGGTCCGCGCCGGCTTCGACCGCCCCGTCCGGATCGAATCCTCCCCCATGCCCCCCGACTTCACCGCCCCGCCCTACCTGAAGTCGCTGTGGGTCATGGGTTGA
- a CDS encoding aminotransferase class IV: protein MKVWTLEEVGGVLEDRSFTHGLGVFETMLAVDGRLVAPELHFERLQAGCLRLGMAPPDESKILDSIDPVLSSLAAPRAKVRLMRTGGRGRIDDLDGDQPLTVLAVEAIALPPESVGVITSPWPRNEGSPLAGVKCSSYAENLVALDHVRKAGADELIFPNTRGNVSEAATANVFAVMDGTVVTPSLDCGCLPGTARRRVIDLATSLGLKVEEQSLPIAEAREADELFLTSATRGVVWVSDWDGRGFADRRVTERLRQAFDESLKGE, encoded by the coding sequence ATGAAGGTCTGGACGCTGGAGGAGGTCGGTGGAGTGCTTGAGGACCGCTCCTTCACGCACGGTCTCGGTGTCTTCGAGACCATGCTCGCGGTCGACGGTCGCCTGGTCGCGCCGGAACTCCACTTCGAGCGCCTGCAAGCCGGTTGCTTGCGGCTCGGCATGGCTCCGCCCGATGAGTCGAAGATCCTCGATTCGATTGACCCGGTGCTCTCATCGCTCGCCGCTCCACGGGCGAAAGTCCGGCTGATGCGGACGGGTGGACGCGGCCGGATTGACGATCTGGATGGTGACCAGCCGCTGACCGTGCTCGCGGTCGAAGCGATTGCGCTTCCACCGGAGTCGGTTGGGGTCATCACTTCGCCATGGCCACGGAACGAAGGGTCACCTTTGGCCGGGGTGAAGTGTTCGAGCTACGCGGAGAACCTTGTGGCGCTCGATCACGTGCGGAAGGCGGGTGCTGACGAGCTCATCTTTCCGAACACGCGCGGAAATGTCAGCGAGGCGGCGACGGCGAATGTCTTCGCGGTAATGGACGGAACCGTCGTGACTCCGAGTCTGGACTGCGGCTGTTTGCCCGGGACGGCGCGTCGCCGGGTGATCGATCTGGCGACTTCGCTGGGGCTTAAGGTCGAGGAACAATCGCTTCCGATCGCGGAGGCGAGGGAGGCGGACGAGCTGTTCCTGACATCCGCCACAAGGGGCGTCGTCTGGGTTTCCGACTGGGACGGCCGGGGCTTCGCCGACAGGCGGGTGACCGAGCGTCTGCGGCAGGCCTTCGACGAGTCGCTGAAAGGCGAGTGA
- a CDS encoding Gfo/Idh/MocA family oxidoreductase encodes MSAFKRKIRFGMVGGGRGAFIGAVHRIAAGIDGQLELVCGAFSSDPQRSKDSGADLFLPPDRCYGSFEEMMEKEAALPEDQRMDFVAIVTPNHVHFPAAKAALEAGFHVLSDKPATFDLAEAKELKGIIEKSGKLYGLTHNYTGYPLIKEARDMVASGKLGKIRKVVVEYPQGWLATKLEDSDQKQAAWRTDPKRSGAAGCIGDIGTHAENLAEYVTGLKISELAADITAFVPGRALDDDGNVLLRFEGGAKGVLHASQISVGEENNLNLRVYGEKGGIEWHQNEPNTMLVKWLDQPMQVYRTANGYLGANAASASRTPPSHPEGYLEAFANIYKNFANHVRAVADGVEPEETATDYPKIDDGIRGMAFIEAVVASSNANAAWTSLDA; translated from the coding sequence ATGTCCGCATTCAAACGCAAGATCCGATTTGGAATGGTCGGTGGAGGCCGTGGCGCCTTCATCGGAGCCGTTCACCGCATTGCCGCCGGCATCGACGGTCAGCTCGAGCTGGTCTGCGGCGCCTTCTCGTCCGACCCCCAGCGCTCGAAGGATTCGGGTGCCGACCTCTTCCTTCCTCCGGACCGCTGCTACGGCAGCTTCGAGGAGATGATGGAGAAGGAAGCGGCGCTTCCCGAAGACCAGCGAATGGATTTCGTGGCGATCGTGACGCCCAATCATGTCCACTTCCCGGCGGCCAAGGCGGCTCTGGAGGCCGGCTTCCACGTTCTCTCGGACAAGCCGGCGACCTTCGATCTGGCCGAGGCAAAGGAGCTGAAGGGCATCATCGAAAAGAGCGGCAAGCTCTACGGACTAACCCACAACTACACCGGCTACCCGCTGATCAAGGAGGCGCGCGACATGGTGGCGTCCGGCAAGCTCGGCAAGATTCGCAAGGTGGTGGTCGAGTATCCGCAGGGATGGCTCGCCACCAAACTTGAGGATTCCGACCAGAAGCAGGCGGCATGGCGGACCGATCCGAAGCGTTCCGGCGCGGCGGGCTGCATCGGTGACATCGGCACGCACGCCGAGAACCTCGCCGAGTACGTCACCGGCCTGAAAATCTCCGAACTCGCCGCGGACATTACCGCGTTCGTTCCGGGCCGCGCGCTCGATGACGACGGCAACGTTTTGCTTCGTTTCGAAGGCGGCGCGAAGGGCGTGCTCCACGCCTCCCAGATCAGCGTGGGCGAGGAGAACAACCTGAACCTCCGCGTCTATGGCGAAAAGGGTGGCATCGAGTGGCACCAGAATGAGCCGAACACGATGCTGGTGAAGTGGCTCGACCAGCCGATGCAGGTCTACCGCACCGCCAACGGTTACCTCGGCGCCAACGCCGCGTCGGCGAGCCGCACGCCTCCGTCGCACCCCGAGGGCTACCTCGAGGCGTTTGCGAACATCTACAAGAACTTCGCCAACCACGTGCGCGCCGTTGCCGACGGAGTCGAGCCCGAGGAAACCGCGACCGACTATCCGAAGATCGACGACGGCATCCGCGGGATGGCCTTCATTGAAGCGGTGGTGGCATCGTCGAATGCCAATGCCGCATGGACGTCCCTCGACGCCTGA